From Methylopila sp. M107, a single genomic window includes:
- a CDS encoding MmcB family DNA repair protein, whose translation MENIGVQALIEDDLPRATAATSLSGVAASIARGVCRYFVAAGYGCLLETPLRSGRRADVMALGPAGEIVIVEIKSGPQDYRSDNKWREYREFCDRFYFAVGDGFPQALIPEEVGLIVADRYGAAAIRDGPVHPLAGARRKAVSLRFARLSAMRLQALLDPPSRVGF comes from the coding sequence ATGGAGAACATCGGGGTTCAGGCGCTGATCGAGGACGACCTGCCGCGGGCCACGGCGGCGACGTCGCTGTCAGGCGTCGCGGCCTCGATCGCCCGGGGCGTCTGCCGCTATTTCGTCGCCGCCGGCTATGGCTGCCTGCTGGAGACGCCGCTCCGTTCGGGCCGTCGCGCCGACGTGATGGCGCTCGGTCCGGCCGGCGAGATCGTGATCGTGGAGATCAAGTCGGGACCGCAGGACTACCGCTCCGACAACAAATGGCGCGAGTATCGCGAGTTCTGCGACCGGTTTTACTTCGCGGTCGGCGACGGCTTCCCGCAGGCGCTGATTCCCGAGGAGGTCGGCCTCATCGTGGCGGACCGCTACGGCGCCGCGGCGATCCGCGACGGGCCCGTCCACCCGCTCGCCGGGGCGCGGCGAAAAGCGGTGAGTTTGCGGTTCGCACGCCTTTCGGCGATGCGGCTGCAGGCGCTGCTCGACCCGCCCTCGCGCGTCGGATTTTGA
- a CDS encoding NUDIX hydrolase, with protein sequence MTERDERLAAAVADVQLEGPETLLDGYRTVEGWTVRLDAGSKGEFVQHREVMRAGRCVAVIPVDLARGEIVLIRQFRLAAHLATGEGDLVEIVAGRVEPGEDVREAARRELQEETGLDCAGLVALLDFLPTPGIVDEHATLFLASVDASMLQDEAGAADEHEHTRPFAISIDQAVAALGDPAARNAYLLIALQWLALNRRRLGELLTRGAP encoded by the coding sequence ATGACGGAGCGCGACGAGCGTCTCGCCGCCGCGGTCGCCGACGTCCAGCTCGAGGGGCCGGAGACGCTGCTCGACGGCTACCGGACCGTGGAGGGCTGGACGGTGCGGCTCGACGCCGGCTCCAAGGGCGAGTTCGTCCAGCACCGTGAGGTGATGCGCGCCGGACGGTGCGTCGCTGTCATTCCGGTCGACCTCGCGCGCGGCGAAATCGTGCTGATCCGTCAGTTCCGCCTGGCCGCGCATCTTGCGACTGGCGAGGGCGACCTGGTGGAGATCGTCGCCGGCCGCGTCGAGCCGGGCGAAGACGTCCGCGAAGCCGCCCGACGGGAGCTTCAGGAGGAAACCGGGCTCGACTGCGCCGGGCTGGTCGCATTGCTCGACTTCCTGCCGACGCCGGGAATCGTCGACGAGCACGCCACGCTGTTCCTAGCGTCGGTGGACGCGTCGATGCTTCAGGACGAGGCCGGCGCGGCGGACGAGCATGAGCACACACGTCCCTTCGCAATATCCATCGACCAGGCTGTGGCCGCGCTCGGAGATCCGGCCGCCCGCAACGCCTACTTGCTGATCGCCTTGCAGTGGCTCGCGCTGAACCGCCGGCGGCTGGGTGAGCTGCTGACGCGGGGCGCGCCATAG
- a CDS encoding ABC transporter ATP-binding protein — protein sequence MTVPLLSVRNLSVAFQVEGGTSLAVDRVSFDLAKGETLALVGESGSGKSVTALSIVRLLAYPAASHPSGEILFEGKDLLKVSEKELRKVRGGDISMVFQEPMTSLNPLHTIEAQVGEILAVHRGWSAQKCRARTLELLSQVGIPEPETRLASFPHQLSGGQRQRVMIAMALANEPDLLIADEPTTALDVTVQAQILKLLKELQARLGMAMLFITHDLGVVRRISDRVCVMTKGQIVEHGETARVFSAPEHAYTKKLLAAEPKGLPPAADASAKALVEVDDLKVWFPIKRGFLRRTVGHVKAVDGVSVTVREGQTVGVVGESGSGKTTLGLAILRLISSEGRIAYLGQDISRFGFAEMRPLRRDIQVVFQDPYGSLSPRMSVLDIVTEGLGVQGKRLRAAERREAAARALEDVGLDPASMDRYPHEFSGGQRQRVAIARALALDPAFIVLDEPTSALDMSVQAQIVDLLRAVQARRKLSFLFISHDLKVVRALANEVLVMRNGKVVEAGPAAEVLRAPKTDYTRALLAAAFDVEARSAHAAAQ from the coding sequence GTGACCGTCCCCCTGCTCTCCGTCCGAAACCTCTCCGTCGCTTTCCAGGTCGAGGGCGGAACGTCGCTCGCGGTCGACCGCGTCTCGTTCGACCTCGCCAAGGGCGAGACGCTGGCGCTGGTCGGCGAGAGCGGGTCGGGCAAATCGGTCACGGCGCTTTCGATCGTGCGCCTGCTCGCCTATCCGGCTGCGAGCCACCCCTCGGGCGAGATCCTGTTCGAGGGCAAGGACCTGCTGAAGGTCTCGGAGAAGGAGCTTCGCAAGGTCCGCGGCGGCGACATCTCGATGGTGTTTCAGGAGCCGATGACCTCGCTCAACCCGCTCCACACAATCGAGGCGCAGGTCGGCGAGATTCTCGCGGTGCATCGCGGCTGGTCGGCGCAGAAGTGCCGCGCCAGGACGCTGGAGCTGCTGAGCCAGGTGGGCATTCCGGAGCCCGAGACGCGGCTCGCCTCGTTCCCGCACCAGCTTTCCGGCGGGCAGCGGCAGCGCGTCATGATCGCGATGGCGCTCGCCAACGAGCCGGACCTCCTGATCGCCGACGAACCGACCACCGCGCTCGACGTGACCGTGCAGGCCCAGATCCTGAAGCTCCTGAAAGAGCTGCAGGCGCGGCTCGGCATGGCGATGCTGTTCATCACCCATGACCTTGGCGTCGTCCGGAGGATATCCGACCGCGTCTGCGTGATGACCAAGGGACAGATCGTCGAGCACGGCGAAACCGCCCGCGTGTTCTCGGCCCCTGAGCACGCCTATACGAAAAAGCTGCTGGCGGCCGAGCCGAAGGGCCTGCCGCCCGCAGCCGACGCCTCCGCCAAGGCCCTGGTCGAGGTCGATGACCTCAAGGTGTGGTTTCCGATCAAGCGCGGCTTCCTGCGCCGCACCGTCGGCCATGTGAAGGCTGTCGACGGCGTCAGCGTCACGGTGCGCGAGGGGCAGACGGTCGGGGTGGTGGGCGAATCGGGATCGGGCAAGACGACGCTCGGCCTTGCGATCCTGCGGCTGATCTCGAGCGAGGGCCGCATCGCCTATCTCGGCCAGGACATTTCGCGCTTCGGCTTCGCGGAGATGCGGCCGCTGCGGCGCGACATCCAGGTGGTTTTCCAGGACCCCTACGGTTCCTTGAGCCCGCGCATGTCGGTGCTCGACATCGTGACGGAGGGATTGGGCGTTCAGGGGAAGAGGCTGAGGGCCGCCGAGCGCCGCGAAGCGGCCGCCCGCGCGCTCGAGGACGTCGGGCTCGATCCCGCCTCGATGGACCGCTACCCGCACGAATTCTCCGGCGGCCAGCGCCAGCGCGTCGCGATCGCCCGCGCGCTCGCGCTCGATCCGGCCTTCATCGTGCTGGACGAACCGACCAGCGCGCTCGACATGTCGGTGCAGGCGCAGATCGTCGATCTGCTCAGGGCTGTGCAGGCGCGTCGAAAACTCTCCTTCCTGTTCATCAGCCATGACCTCAAGGTCGTGCGCGCGCTCGCGAACGAGGTCTTGGTCATGCGGAACGGCAAGGTGGTGGAGGCCGGACCCGCGGCCGAGGTGCTGCGCGCGCCGAAAACCGACTACACGCGCGCACTGCTCGCGGCCGCCTTCGACGTCGAGGCCCGCTCCGCCCACGCGGCGGCGCAATGA
- a CDS encoding ABC transporter permease: protein MTDAFVPLPEDRGPIASLPPTPGAPGVPAPRRRLSPINRRRLANFRANGRGWWSFWIFLVVFFVSLFAEFIANDKPFLVKHDGAIYLPALRTYSETAFGGDFETEADYRDPYLQDLIKKSGGYMIWPPVRYSYDTINLNLPTPAPSAPTWLLDDATCAKAAADRTPAGDVAKTDAAAPRAKSCADIEWNWLGTDDQGRDVLARLLYGFRLSVLFGLVLTLLSSVIGVAAGAVQGYFGGWTDLLFQRFIEIWTSVPTLYLLIILSAVLAPSFWVLLGILLLFSWTALVGVVRAEFLRGRNFEYVRAARALGVSNGAIMFRHLLPNAMVATLTFMPFILSGSISTLTALDFLGFGLPPGSPSLGELLAQGKSNLQAPWLGISGFLVIAVMLSLLIFVGEAVRDAFDPRKTFR, encoded by the coding sequence ATGACCGACGCTTTCGTTCCGCTTCCCGAGGATCGCGGGCCCATCGCCTCGCTTCCTCCGACGCCCGGCGCGCCAGGGGTCCCCGCCCCGCGCAGACGCCTGTCGCCGATCAACCGGCGGCGGCTCGCGAATTTCCGCGCGAACGGCCGCGGTTGGTGGTCGTTCTGGATCTTCCTCGTCGTGTTCTTCGTCAGCCTGTTCGCGGAGTTCATTGCGAACGACAAGCCGTTCCTCGTGAAGCACGACGGCGCCATCTATCTGCCGGCGTTGAGGACCTATTCGGAGACGGCGTTCGGCGGCGACTTCGAGACGGAAGCCGACTATCGCGACCCCTATCTGCAGGACCTGATCAAGAAGTCCGGCGGCTACATGATCTGGCCTCCGGTGCGCTACTCCTACGACACGATCAACCTCAACCTGCCGACGCCGGCGCCGTCCGCCCCCACCTGGCTGCTCGACGACGCGACCTGCGCCAAGGCCGCGGCCGACCGTACGCCGGCGGGCGACGTCGCCAAGACCGACGCGGCCGCGCCCCGTGCGAAAAGCTGCGCCGACATCGAATGGAACTGGCTCGGCACCGACGACCAGGGCCGCGACGTGCTCGCTCGCCTGCTCTACGGATTCCGGCTGTCGGTCCTGTTCGGGCTGGTGCTGACCTTGTTGTCCTCCGTGATCGGGGTTGCGGCCGGAGCGGTGCAGGGCTACTTCGGCGGCTGGACGGATCTCCTGTTTCAGCGCTTCATCGAGATCTGGACCTCGGTCCCGACCCTATACCTGCTGATCATCCTGTCGGCGGTGCTCGCCCCGAGCTTCTGGGTGCTGCTCGGCATCCTGCTGCTGTTCTCCTGGACGGCGCTCGTCGGCGTCGTGCGCGCCGAATTCCTGCGCGGCCGAAACTTCGAATATGTCCGCGCGGCGCGCGCGCTCGGGGTCTCGAACGGCGCGATCATGTTCCGCCATTTGCTGCCGAACGCCATGGTCGCGACGCTGACCTTCATGCCGTTCATCCTGTCCGGCTCGATCTCGACCCTGACGGCGCTCGACTTCCTCGGTTTTGGCCTGCCGCCTGGTTCGCCCTCGCTCGGGGAATTGCTGGCGCAAGGCAAGTCGAACCTGCAGGCGCCGTGGCTCGGCATCTCCGGATTTCTCGTGATCGCGGTAATGCTGTCGCTGCTGATCTTCGTCGGCGAAGCGGTGCGCGACGCCTTCGACCCGCGGAAGACGTTCCGGTGA
- a CDS encoding microcin C ABC transporter permease YejB, giving the protein MLAYIARRILLMVPTLIGIMLVSFIIIQFAPGGPVERVIAQVTGQGTDATSRISGGGGPDISQQIQNQRNISSDPVTSKYRGAQGLDPEFIKQLEKQFGFDKPAPERFALMMWNYIRFDFGRSFFRDIDVIELIKEKLPVSISLGLWMTLISYMISVPLGVAKAVRDGSSFDVWTSGVIVIGYAIPGFLFAILLVVLFAGGTFFDLFPLRGLASDNWDQLSLWGKAVDYMWHMTLPLLALGISAFATTTLLTKNSFLDEIRKQYVQTARMKGLTENQVLYRHVFRNAMLIMIAGFPGAFVGAFFTGALLIEQIFSLDGLGLLGFESIVNRDYAVVFATLYIFSLLGLVVALLSDLSYLWVDPRIDFEAREV; this is encoded by the coding sequence GTGCTCGCCTACATCGCCCGCCGCATCCTGCTGATGGTCCCGACTTTGATCGGGATCATGCTGGTGTCATTCATTATCATCCAGTTCGCGCCGGGCGGGCCCGTGGAGCGCGTGATCGCGCAGGTGACCGGCCAGGGAACTGACGCGACAAGCCGCATCTCGGGCGGCGGCGGTCCCGACATCTCCCAGCAGATTCAGAACCAGCGCAACATCTCCAGCGATCCCGTGACGTCCAAGTATCGCGGCGCGCAGGGGCTCGACCCGGAATTCATCAAGCAGCTCGAAAAGCAGTTCGGCTTCGACAAGCCGGCGCCGGAGCGCTTCGCGCTGATGATGTGGAATTACATCCGCTTCGACTTCGGGCGCAGCTTCTTCCGCGACATCGACGTGATCGAACTCATCAAGGAGAAGCTGCCGGTTTCGATCTCGCTCGGCCTCTGGATGACGCTGATCTCCTACATGATCTCGGTGCCGCTCGGCGTCGCAAAGGCGGTGCGGGACGGCTCGAGCTTCGACGTCTGGACATCCGGCGTCATCGTGATCGGCTACGCGATCCCGGGCTTCCTGTTCGCGATCCTGCTGGTCGTGCTGTTCGCCGGCGGCACGTTCTTCGACCTGTTTCCGCTGAGAGGGCTGGCCTCCGACAACTGGGACCAGCTCTCGCTATGGGGCAAGGCGGTCGACTACATGTGGCACATGACCTTGCCGCTGCTGGCGCTCGGCATTTCGGCCTTCGCGACCACCACGCTGCTGACCAAGAATTCGTTCCTCGACGAAATTCGCAAGCAATATGTCCAAACCGCGCGGATGAAGGGGCTGACCGAGAACCAGGTGCTCTATCGCCATGTCTTCCGCAACGCGATGCTGATCATGATCGCAGGCTTTCCGGGCGCCTTCGTCGGCGCATTCTTCACCGGCGCTCTGCTGATCGAACAGATCTTCTCTCTCGACGGCCTCGGCCTGCTCGGCTTCGAGTCGATCGTCAACCGCGACTACGCCGTGGTGTTCGCAACTCTCTACATCTTCTCGCTGCTCGGTCTGGTGGTCGCGCTGCTGTCCGACCTCTCCTATTTGTGGGTCGACCCCCGCATCGACTTCGAGGCGCGGGAGGTGTGA
- a CDS encoding extracellular solute-binding protein, whose translation MSGPTRRDALFYAGAAAAVGSFALGGARAQTEGAPAAPAAAEGDPKAFGPERHGLSAFGELKYPPDFKHFDYVRPDAPKAGVFSQTPVTTAYNQNLSTFNTLNAYVLKGDGAQGMALTFDTLMARAADEPDALYGLVARSVQVSGDGLAYRFALRPEARFHDGSKLTAEDVKWSLETLKAKGHQLIVEAIRDLDSVEVEAPDVVVLRLRKNRTRDLPLTIAVQPIFSRAYYEKKPFDQSTLEAPLGSGPYRVGRVAQGNAIEFERVADYWAKDLPVNVGQNNFERVRFEFYRERSAAFEAFKGKKYLFREEFTSLTWATGYGFPAVTEGKVKREVIPDLTPSGGQGLFFNMRRKKFQDVRVRKALNLAFDFEWMNKNLMFDSYARTVSVFQGAPEMMATGKAEGAELALLEPFRGKIPDEAFGEPLVPAVSDGSGQDRKLLREAAALLREAGYVVKDGRAVGADGEALTIEFLEAETAFDRHLSKYISSLKVLGVEATIRLVDPAQYKLRTNNFEFDVISQRLSMAETPGEGLRQVYSSESANAPGSQNASGLANPAVDALVEKIVAATSRAELELAARALDRVLRSLWTWIPAWSKGSHWLAYWDAFGHSPEKPRYARGAPETWWWDEAKAEQAGVKT comes from the coding sequence TTGAGCGGGCCGACGCGCCGCGACGCGCTGTTCTACGCCGGCGCCGCGGCCGCCGTCGGCTCGTTCGCGCTCGGCGGCGCGCGCGCCCAGACGGAAGGCGCGCCGGCCGCGCCCGCCGCCGCTGAAGGCGACCCCAAGGCCTTCGGGCCCGAGCGGCACGGGCTTTCGGCCTTCGGCGAGCTCAAATATCCGCCGGATTTCAAGCATTTCGACTATGTCCGGCCGGACGCGCCGAAGGCCGGCGTGTTCAGCCAGACGCCGGTGACGACCGCCTACAACCAGAACCTCAGCACCTTCAACACGCTGAACGCCTACGTCCTGAAGGGGGACGGCGCGCAGGGCATGGCGCTCACCTTCGACACGCTGATGGCGCGCGCCGCCGACGAGCCGGACGCGCTCTACGGCCTCGTCGCGCGATCGGTCCAGGTCTCGGGCGACGGCCTCGCCTATCGCTTCGCCTTGCGCCCCGAGGCGCGGTTCCACGACGGCTCGAAGCTCACCGCCGAGGACGTCAAGTGGTCGCTCGAGACGCTGAAGGCGAAGGGCCACCAGCTCATCGTCGAGGCCATCCGCGATCTCGACTCCGTCGAGGTCGAGGCCCCCGACGTCGTCGTGCTGCGCCTGCGGAAGAACCGCACCCGCGACCTGCCGCTGACGATCGCGGTCCAGCCGATTTTCTCCAGGGCCTACTACGAGAAAAAGCCGTTCGACCAGTCGACCCTCGAGGCCCCGCTCGGCTCCGGGCCCTACCGGGTCGGCCGGGTCGCGCAGGGAAACGCGATCGAGTTCGAGCGCGTCGCCGACTATTGGGCGAAGGACCTGCCGGTGAATGTCGGCCAGAACAATTTCGAGCGCGTGCGGTTCGAATTCTACCGCGAGCGCTCCGCGGCGTTCGAAGCCTTCAAGGGCAAGAAATACCTGTTCCGCGAGGAGTTCACGTCGCTGACCTGGGCGACCGGCTACGGGTTCCCGGCCGTGACTGAGGGTAAGGTGAAGCGCGAGGTCATCCCGGACCTCACGCCATCCGGCGGACAGGGCCTGTTCTTCAACATGCGCCGGAAGAAGTTCCAGGACGTGCGCGTGCGCAAGGCGCTCAATCTCGCCTTCGACTTCGAGTGGATGAACAAGAACCTGATGTTCGATTCCTACGCGCGCACGGTTTCAGTGTTCCAGGGCGCGCCCGAAATGATGGCGACCGGCAAGGCCGAAGGCGCCGAACTGGCGCTGCTCGAACCGTTCCGCGGCAAGATCCCCGACGAGGCGTTCGGCGAGCCGCTGGTCCCGGCCGTGAGCGACGGATCTGGGCAGGACCGGAAGCTGCTGCGGGAAGCGGCGGCCCTGTTGAGGGAGGCAGGCTATGTCGTCAAGGACGGCCGCGCTGTCGGCGCGGACGGCGAAGCGCTGACCATCGAGTTCCTCGAGGCCGAGACGGCGTTCGACCGGCACCTGTCCAAATATATCAGTTCGCTGAAAGTGCTCGGCGTCGAGGCGACGATCCGCCTGGTCGACCCGGCGCAATACAAGCTGCGGACCAACAATTTCGAGTTCGACGTGATCAGCCAGCGCCTCAGCATGGCTGAAACGCCGGGCGAAGGCCTGCGGCAGGTCTATTCGTCGGAATCCGCCAATGCGCCGGGCTCCCAGAACGCGTCCGGGCTCGCGAACCCCGCCGTCGACGCGCTCGTGGAGAAGATCGTGGCGGCGACGTCACGCGCGGAACTGGAACTCGCGGCCCGCGCGCTCGACCGCGTGCTGCGCTCGCTCTGGACATGGATCCCCGCCTGGAGCAAGGGCTCGCACTGGCTCGCCTATTGGGACGCCTTCGGCCACTCGCCCGAGAAGCCGCGCTACGCGAGAGGCGCGCCGGAGACGTGGTGGTGGGACGAAGCGAAGGCGGAACAGGCGGGGGTGAAGACGTGA
- a CDS encoding extracellular solute-binding protein — MTFRFAAALLATLALAPAQAQEAAPKPDAAQPTQHWRHGLSLFGDVKYPIDFKHFDYVNPDAPKGGAAKFAAMGTFDSLNIFIRKGSPAFAVADVYDTLMTQSSDEPSSEYGLIAESVSYPVDSSSVTFRLRPEARWHDGTPITVEDVIWSFDTLKRINPQRQFYYRDVKSARKTGDHEVTFDFAGAGNRELPQIVGQLQVLPKAWWEGTDAAGKKRNVEEGTLEKPLGSGPYRVKDVSPGRWITMERVADYWAKDLPVRKGTNNFDELRTDYYREPVGQLEAFKKGDSDFRRENSAKNWATEYTFPAVKDNRVVLEKFPSKMSGIMQAFVFNLRRDKFKDQRVRRAFNLAFDFEEINKSLMFSAYVRIDSYFFPTELGSKGLPEGRELEILNEVKDKVPPEVFTTPYVNPIGGSPDAVRANLREAARLMKEAGWEIRDRKLVNAATGERMTVEFLYDSPMFERILLSYKPALERLGIEVTLRPVDDSQYTNRTRARDFDVIVGVYGQSLSPGNEQLEFWGSQSADRDGSQNLGGVKDPGVDALIEKVIYATNRDDLVAATRALDRVLLAHDYVVPHYASDAERTARWDRFSRPEKLPPAGSLFPDVWWWDDAKAKAAGGRS, encoded by the coding sequence ATGACGTTTCGTTTCGCCGCCGCCCTCCTTGCAACGCTGGCCCTCGCGCCGGCGCAGGCGCAGGAGGCCGCGCCGAAACCGGACGCCGCGCAGCCGACGCAGCACTGGCGGCACGGGCTCTCGCTGTTCGGCGACGTAAAATACCCGATCGATTTCAAACACTTCGACTATGTGAACCCCGACGCGCCCAAGGGCGGCGCGGCGAAGTTCGCCGCCATGGGGACGTTCGACAGTCTCAACATCTTCATCCGCAAGGGCAGCCCGGCTTTCGCCGTCGCGGACGTCTACGACACGCTGATGACCCAGTCGTCGGACGAGCCGTCGAGCGAATACGGCTTGATCGCGGAGAGTGTTTCTTATCCCGTGGACAGTTCCTCCGTGACGTTCCGTCTGCGCCCGGAGGCGCGCTGGCACGACGGCACGCCGATTACAGTCGAGGACGTGATCTGGTCGTTCGACACATTGAAGCGCATCAACCCACAGCGGCAGTTTTACTATCGGGACGTAAAATCCGCCCGCAAGACCGGCGACCATGAGGTGACGTTCGACTTCGCCGGCGCCGGCAATCGCGAGCTGCCGCAGATCGTCGGCCAGCTGCAAGTGCTCCCGAAGGCATGGTGGGAGGGGACCGACGCCGCCGGCAAAAAGCGCAACGTCGAGGAGGGCACGCTCGAAAAGCCTCTCGGCTCAGGCCCTTACCGGGTGAAGGACGTGTCTCCGGGGCGCTGGATCACGATGGAGCGGGTCGCGGATTACTGGGCGAAGGACCTGCCTGTCCGGAAGGGAACCAACAATTTCGACGAGCTGCGGACCGACTATTACAGGGAGCCGGTCGGTCAACTCGAAGCATTCAAGAAGGGCGATTCCGATTTCCGGCGAGAGAACAGCGCCAAGAACTGGGCGACCGAATATACTTTCCCGGCCGTGAAGGACAATCGCGTCGTTCTGGAGAAATTCCCCAGCAAGATGTCGGGGATCATGCAGGCCTTTGTGTTCAATCTCCGCCGCGACAAGTTCAAGGACCAGCGCGTGCGCCGCGCCTTCAATCTCGCCTTCGATTTCGAGGAGATCAACAAGTCGCTGATGTTCAGCGCCTATGTGCGCATCGACAGCTACTTCTTCCCGACCGAGCTCGGGTCGAAAGGGTTGCCGGAGGGGCGCGAGCTCGAAATCCTCAACGAGGTCAAGGACAAGGTTCCGCCCGAGGTCTTCACCACGCCCTATGTGAACCCGATCGGCGGCTCGCCCGACGCGGTGCGCGCGAACCTGCGGGAGGCGGCGCGCCTCATGAAGGAGGCCGGCTGGGAGATCAGGGACCGCAAGCTCGTCAACGCCGCCACGGGCGAGCGGATGACCGTCGAGTTCCTCTACGACAGTCCGATGTTCGAGCGCATCCTGCTGTCCTACAAACCCGCTCTGGAGCGGCTCGGGATCGAGGTCACGCTCCGCCCGGTCGACGACAGCCAGTACACCAACCGCACCCGCGCGCGGGATTTCGACGTGATCGTCGGCGTTTACGGACAGTCGCTGTCCCCGGGAAACGAGCAGCTCGAGTTCTGGGGATCGCAATCGGCGGACCGGGACGGGTCTCAGAACCTCGGGGGCGTGAAGGACCCCGGCGTCGACGCGCTGATCGAGAAGGTGATCTACGCCACGAACCGCGACGACCTCGTCGCCGCCACGCGCGCGCTCGACCGCGTCCTGCTCGCGCATGATTACGTCGTGCCGCATTACGCCAGCGACGCAGAGCGCACCGCCCGCTGGGACCGGTTCTCGCGCCCCGAAAAACTGCCGCCAGCGGGATCGCTTTTCCCGGACGTCTGGTGGTGGGACGACGCCAAGGCCAAGGCCGCGGGAGGGCGTTCTTGA
- a CDS encoding c-type cytochrome, whose product MDSFKINKIAGAVLGTLTVLLGVNVLVGEIFHEKKPAKPGMEVAGKPEGGDKAAGAGAAPAGALALLASADATKGEQAVKKCAACHGFEKGGPAKAGPNLYGIVGLKHAHMEGFGYSDAMKKTSDKVWDFANLDHWLENPKGYIQGTSMAFAGVKDAQERANILAYLNKNSDKPQELPKAGAAPAPAAAGAAPAAGGGFAAKVASADIAKGQAASKKCAACHGFEKGGPAKAGPNLYGIVGLKHAHMEGFGYSDAMKKTSDKVWDVENLGHWLENPKAYVPGTSMAFAGVKNEDERAALVAYLNSNSDNPAKLEGGAAPAAGGDKKTEAAPAPAAPAEEKKAEAPKPAEPAKPAEPAAAAAPAAAAEPIDKRLASADPAKGEEFFKANCHVCHTSEKGGEAGAGPNLYGVVGLKHGHQEGFEYSDGLKAKPGNWDFAQLDEWLTDPAKYSPGNMMPYPGIKDAQERANVIAFLNKNSDNPVAIPGK is encoded by the coding sequence ATGGACAGCTTTAAAATCAACAAGATCGCGGGCGCCGTGCTCGGCACGCTCACCGTGCTGCTCGGCGTAAACGTGCTGGTCGGGGAAATCTTCCACGAAAAGAAGCCGGCGAAGCCCGGCATGGAAGTCGCGGGCAAGCCCGAAGGCGGGGACAAGGCGGCGGGCGCGGGCGCCGCGCCGGCCGGCGCGCTCGCGCTGCTCGCCTCGGCGGACGCCACGAAGGGCGAGCAGGCGGTGAAGAAGTGCGCGGCCTGCCACGGCTTCGAGAAGGGCGGACCCGCCAAGGCCGGCCCGAACCTCTACGGCATCGTCGGCCTGAAGCACGCCCACATGGAAGGCTTCGGCTATTCGGACGCGATGAAGAAGACCTCCGACAAGGTCTGGGACTTCGCGAATCTCGACCACTGGCTGGAAAATCCGAAGGGCTACATCCAGGGCACCTCGATGGCCTTCGCGGGCGTGAAGGACGCGCAAGAGCGCGCCAACATCCTGGCCTACCTCAACAAGAATTCGGACAAGCCGCAGGAGCTGCCCAAGGCCGGCGCCGCGCCGGCCCCGGCGGCCGCAGGCGCGGCGCCCGCGGCCGGCGGCGGCTTCGCGGCCAAGGTCGCGTCCGCCGACATCGCCAAAGGCCAAGCTGCCTCCAAGAAGTGCGCGGCCTGCCACGGCTTCGAGAAGGGCGGACCCGCCAAGGCCGGCCCGAACCTCTACGGCATCGTCGGCCTGAAGCACGCTCACATGGAAGGCTTCGGCTATTCGGACGCGATGAAGAAGACCTCCGACAAGGTCTGGGACGTCGAGAACCTCGGCCATTGGCTCGAAAACCCGAAGGCTTACGTCCCCGGCACCTCGATGGCCTTCGCGGGCGTCAAGAACGAGGATGAGCGCGCCGCCCTCGTCGCCTACCTGAACAGCAATTCCGACAATCCGGCGAAGCTCGAAGGCGGCGCGGCTCCCGCGGCCGGCGGCGACAAGAAGACCGAGGCGGCGCCCGCTCCCGCGGCCCCGGCCGAGGAGAAGAAGGCCGAGGCGCCCAAACCCGCGGAACCGGCGAAGCCGGCCGAACCCGCCGCCGCTGCGGCGCCGGCCGCCGCCGCCGAGCCGATCGACAAGCGCCTCGCCTCCGCCGACCCCGCCAAGGGCGAGGAGTTCTTCAAGGCGAACTGCCATGTCTGCCACACCTCCGAGAAAGGCGGCGAGGCGGGAGCCGGTCCGAACCTCTACGGCGTCGTCGGGCTGAAGCACGGCCACCAGGAGGGCTTCGAATATTCCGACGGCCTCAAGGCGAAGCCCGGCAACTGGGATTTCGCGCAGCTCGACGAATGGCTGACCGACCCCGCCAAATACTCCCCCGGCAATATGATGCCCTATCCCGGCATCAAGGACGCCCAGGAGCGCGCCAACGTCATCGCGTTCCTGAACAAGAACTCCGACAACCCGGTCGCGATCCCGGGCAAGTAG